The sequence CTACCGCTGGTACAAGGCATTCTTCGGTCGTGCCATCGCCTTCTACCGCCGGCCGCCCATTCCCTTCCTGCAAGTCGTCTGGCCCGATCGGCAGGGCCGCTTTCATTGGGACAGCGACAATGACGCGCAACTCCATCGACGTCAGCCTCAGCTCTGGAACCGCCCCGACGACCATCCGGCGGGCGTCTGGACTCAGGACCTCTAGATCATGTATCCGGGCTTGTCACCCACGTCTTGAGACCGATCTGTCACGCAGATCCTGAGACCCGGCATCGATCGAAACCCACATGCAGGGGCGGCAGCCAGCGCCAGGCAGCCAGGCCGTCTGGGGTCGTGGCCTATGTCGCGGAGTGCGCCGATCCGAGTTGCGCTGTAGCTCTCAAGGCCATCCGCCTGTTCGGGCGCATCTCGGTCCGTTCCTGCTGGCACGAGTTGCACAATCACTGGGCTCAGACGAGACGCTGGAGGCGTACCTTCGGGTGCTCGTTTCTCAGGTGGGCTTGCTTGTGCTGGCGGACCTGTTCGTCCCAGACCGCTTGGTCGTACTCCGGGCCCGGCGGAATCCATTTGTGGGAGCCATCGCTGTAGTGGAACTTTTCGTCGCCCCGCCGGAGGATGCTCATCGGGTCCAACCGAGGAAGCGAAGGTGCAGGACCCCTGCCGGCACCCAGGTCAGGTCCCGCGAGGCGCAGACCAGTTGAGCGCTCATGTAGAGCGCCAGAGAAACGGATGCGCCCTCGTACTCAGCGCGTAGTTCATGCTGTCGGGTCCGACAGGGCCAAGGCGCGTTGCAGCCTCCGCAGGTCCAGATCGGCATCACCGGGCCGTGGGTGGTCACCGTGGGTCGCCGACAAGGTGTACGAAGTGCGCCCGCCTCTGGAGCCACCGCAGTCGCTCCGGGCAGGGGTGGGGCCGGCCGCACCGGCACAGGTCGAGGCCGACCTCGTCGTGGCGGGTCAGGAGTTCGTCGGCAGCGTCGACTTGAGCCTGGGCATGGTCGATGAGGGCCTCTAGGCCGTAAATGGCAGCCATCCTCAGCCCGTCAGGCCTGCACGGCGACGGTGCCAGCGTGCCTCCGCCAGCGCGGCGGCGAGGTTGATGTCGCCCCTGGCGATGCGGCTCCGGGCAACATCGAGCCACAGCGGCGACGCGACGGCCTGCTCGCCGCTAGCGGTTCGCAGACCTTTTACGGCAAGGCGTGCCAGGCGACACGGCACGAGCTGGTCGTCGTGCACGCAGCCGACGATGGCGTAGTGGCTGGCTCGGTCGGGGCGGTGGTCTTGCCACAGTGCTCGGCACAGACGCCACAGCAGCCGGTGGCGGCAGCCGTCAGGCGGCTCGATCGGTGGGTTATCGACATCGAACAACATGCCCAAGACCGTCCCGCCGGCTGCGGTCCTGAGGCCATGTCCGCTAGCCATGTCACGGTGACATGAGCAGGCTCGACCTGCACAGGCACCGGACCTAGGCTCCAGGTTGAGCACGATGCGTAGTCACTCGACGACGGCGGGAGCGGTTGTGTTGCTCGACCAGCTTCGGACTCCGGACGGCTTCTGGGCGCGGGAGGACGTCAGGACCGCTGTACGTGTCCGCGACATCGGGACTCTGTTTCGGCTGCTTGCCCGGCACACGGGGGCGAGTCAGACGCGTATCGGGGCGGTGGTCGGCCTGGAACAGGGCTACGTCAGCCGGGTGATCGCCGGCCGGAAGGTGACCTCCATCGACGTGCTGGAGCGGATCGCCGACGGCTGCGGCATGCCCGACGAGACCCGGATGTCGCTCGGCCTTGCACCGCGCCGTCAAGCACGTCGCCCCACCCCAGGCAGCCCGCGGGGTGATGTGCCAAACGACCGATCCTGGCGCGAGGACATCCGCGCCGCCACGCAGCTGTGGGAAGGCGACGTGAACCGCCGAGACATCCTCCGTCAGACAATGTTCAGCTCCGCTGGCTACACCCTGCCCGCGCTGCGCTGGTTCACCGCCCCCACCACACAACCCGTCACACAGAAAGGTCACCGATCAGTCGGTCAGCCCGACATCGACACCATCCGCGAGATGACCTCCACCTACCGGCGACTCGACAACCAGCACGGTGGCGGCCACTCCCGCGAAACCCTCGCCCGTTACCTCAACCACGAGGTCACGCCCCTGCTGACCAAGGGCCACTACGATCCGGAGACCGGCCGAAAGCTACTCGCAGCCGTCGCCGAGCTGACTCAGCTCGCCGGCTGGCAGGCATACGACACGGCCGAACACGGCATCGCCCAGCGCTATCTCACCCACGCCCTCAACCTCGCCCGAGCGGCCGACGATGCTGGGCTCGGCGCCGAAATCCTCGCCGCGATGAGCCACCAAGCCACCTACCTCGGTCACAATGCGACCGGCGTCGATCTCGCCCGCGCCGCCCGGCGTACGGCACAACGCGCCGGCCTCGCGGTGCTGACCGCCGAGGCGCTGGTCATGGAAGCCCATGCCCACGCCGCCGCGCGCGACGAACGCGCCTGCACCACTGCACTGCACCAGGCAGAACAGACTCTCGACCGGGCCGACCGCAGCAGCGACCCGCAATGGCTCGGCTACTTCGACGAGGCATACCTGTCAGCCAAGTTCGGCCACTGCTTCCATGCCCTCGGCCACCACCAGCAGGCCGAACGCTTCACCGTCCGCTCACTGCAAATGGACGAACGCTACGTACGCGGGAAGGCCTTCAACCTCACCCTCCTCGCCTCCATTCACGCCCACCGCGGCGAGCCCGATCGCGCCAGCGCCATCGGGACCAATGCGCTCACGCTGACCTCTCAACTGCGGTCGGCCCGAGCCGTCCGATACCTACGCGACCTGCAAGCCGACCTCACAGTGCACCGCCGCCGGCCAGCCGTCAGACACTTCATCAACCGCGTCGACGTGACCCTCGGTCAACGCCGCTGACTACAGCTCACCTCGGGCTTTGCGCGCTACCAGCTCCAACACCGCGATCACCGTGCCAGATCCCACGATCTCACCCCGGGACACGAGATCCCGCGCTTCCGCCAACGGCATCCAGGCCACCCGCTCGGCCTCGTTGACGTCCACCGGCGAACCAATATGTACCGCGTCGCGCGCAAGGAACAACAGATTCTCCGCGTCCGCGGTCGCCACCCACGGCTGGAACGACAGCATCGGCTCCACGGCACCAGGACGCCATCCGGTCTCCTCCTCGACCTCCCGGACCGCACATATCGCCGGCCGCTCACCGTCGTCGACGTAACCCCCAGGCAGCTCCCACACCCACCGGTCGAACACGAACCGGTGCCGCCGCATCAGCAGCAGGCGCTCCTGCTCGTCAAGCACCGCGACCATGGCAGACCGGGGTGCCCGGATCACGTACTGCTCGAAACGGACCCCATCCGGCAGTTCGACGTCGGCGATGCTCAACCGCGCCCGCCGGCTGCCATCCACCACCCGCTCACCGTGAATCGTCCACCGCGTCGACTCGGTAACCTGCTCCTCCGTCACCCGCCCAGTATCCGACCTCTGTCGCGGACGGCGGTCCCGTCATTACTTCCAGCGGAAGTGGACGAAGAGGCGGCCGAAGTTCTTCGAATCCTTCTCCACCCGGTGGTAGAGCTGCTTGACGTCCTTCTGGTCGAGGAACCGCAGCACACGCTTCTTGAGCTGGCCGGACCCCTTGCCGGGGATGATCTCGACGAGGGTGGCCTTCTTCGCCACCGCCTCGTCCATGATCCCGCGCAACGCCCGGTCGATGTCCTGGCCCTTGTTGAAGATCTCGTGCAGGTCCAGCTTGAGCTTCATGCCGCAGCCCCCGGCCGGTCAGGTCCCATGTCGCCATCCTAGGCACGTCCGACAGGTCGCCCGCCAGACGACGAAGGGGCGGCCCCGAAGGACCGCCCCCGCACTTGTCACCGGGTCAGGCTCAGCGCCGGCCGCCGAGGCGGGTCTCCACCCGTTCCAGCGCGGCCCGGTAGTCGTCGTTGGCCGCGTACATCGCTGCGGCGATCCGCAGGTGCCGCAGCGCGTCGGTGTGCCGGTTCAGCCGCTCAAGCGTCCGACCGAGCACGTGGTGCGCGTAGTGGTCGCTCGGGTCCCGTTCGACCAGCTCGCGCAGATGCTCCTCGGCCCGGTTGAGCTGGGCCGACTGGAAGTACGCCCGGGCCAGCAACTGCCGTACCGCCGCGTTGCCGGGTTCGGCGTCGATGATCGGCTCCAGCAGTCGGGCTGCCCCGCTGGGGTCACCGGTTTCGAAGAACATGGTCGCCCGCCGGTAGTCCGCCAGAAGATCCATCTGCCACCTCCTCGGGTCGCACCGTCACCTGTTCCGACGCTGGCACAACACCGGGAGTTTGGCGACTGTTCCCGGGGGCGAGATCAGACGAGATCCGGTCAGGTGCGGGCGTCCCGGCGTCCGACGGAGAGTTCCCAGGCACGGACGCCACCGACGATTCCGGCGGTGTTCGGCACCACCACCACGTCGTCGCCCATCCGGGCCAGCTGCTCGGGCCGGATCAGTCGGGAGTTGCCCCCGCCCAGGTAGAGCCGGTCCCAGCGGAACACCGGGCGGAGCCCGTCCACCACCTGCCGGATCCGACGGGACCAGAAGGCGTCGCCGAGCCGCCGCCGTTCCGGCTCGCCGACGTACGTGTCGTAGGTGGTGCCCCAGCGCACCGGCGCGTGCGACAGCTCCAGGTGCGGTGCGAGCACTCCGCCGTCGAAGAGCGCGCTGCCCAGCCCCGTCCCCAGGGTCAGCACCAGCTCGCAGCCGGTGCCGGCGACCACTCCGGCGCCGTGCACCTCGGCGTCGTTGAGCACCAGCGCCGGCACCCCGAACGCGTCGGCCAGCGCGCCGCGCGCGTCCCAGCCGGACCACTCGGCTTGCAGGTCCGGGTCGACCCGGCTGCGGGGGCCGCTGCGGGTCACGTAGTGCGGCGTGCTCACCACCACACCGTGCCGGATCATCCCGGGTACGCCGACCGTGAGCCGGTCCGCCGTCGGCAGGCGACCGCCCAGATCCACCAGGGTCCGGACAAACAGCGCAGGCGGCAACGGGTACGGGGTCGGCACTCGCAACGGCCGGGCCCGCATCGTTCCCGCCTCGTCGAGCACGGACGCCTTGATGCCCCCGCCGCCACAGTCGATCGCCAGTGTGGTCACCACGTCGTTGAGTCTGCCCGCTGGGAGCCGGTGGTATGCGGGCGGCCGGATAGGCTGCCGTCCTGATGAGCGCCACGATGATCGTCAAGGACCTGGCCGCCGGGCACGGCGACCGCCCCCTCTTCGCCGGATTGGACCTGGTGGTCGCCCCCGGCGACGTGGTTGGGCTGGTCGGGCCGAACGGGGCCGGCAAGTCGACGCTGCTGCGTACCCTCGCCGGGTTGTTGCCGGTCGAGGCCGGCAGCGTGCGGCTCAGCCCGCCCACAGCGAGCGTCGGCCACCTGCCGCAGGAGCCGGAACGGCGACCGGGCGAGACGGTACGGGACTTCCTGGCCCGCCGGACCGGGGTGACCGCCGCGCAGGCGGCGTTGGACGCGGCGACCGAGGCACTGACCGCCGGGGCGGCGGGCGCCGACGACGCGTACGGCGACGCGCTGGAGCGCTGGCTCGCCCTGGGCGGCGCGGACCTGGACGAACGCGCCGAGCAGGTGAGCGCCGACCTGGGGCTCGCCGTCGACCTGGACCACCCGACGACCGGGCTCTCCGGCGGTCAGGCGGCCCGGGCCGGGCTCGCGTCGTTGCTGCTCAGCCGGTACGACGTGTTCCTGCTCGACGAGCCGACCAACGATCTGGACCTGGCCGGGTTGGAGCGGCTTGAGGAGTTCGTCACCGGGCTGCGGGCCGGCACGGTGCTGGTCAGCCACGACCGGGAGTTCCTCACCCGCACTGTGACCCGGGTCCTGGAGCTGGACCTGCCGCAGCAGCAGGTGCACCACTACGGCGGCGGCTACGCGGCCTACCTGGAGGAGCGCGAGGTGGCCCGCCGGCACGCCCGCGCGGACTTCGAGGAGTACGCCGACACCAAGGCCGGGCTGGAGGCTCGGGCTCGCACCCAGCGTGGCTGGATGGAGAAGGGCGTGAAGAACGCCCGCCGCAAGGCCACCGACAACGACAAGATCGGCCGTAAGTTCCGCAGCGAGTCGAGTGAGAAGCAGGCCGCGAAGGCCAAGCAGACCGAACGGCTGATCGAACGGCTCGACGTGGTCGAGGAGCCCCGCAAGGAGTGGGAGCTGCGGATGGAGATCGCCGCCGCGCCCCGCGCCGGCGCCGTCGTGGCCACGCTGCGTGGAGCGGTGGTACGCCGGGGTGGCTTCACCCTCGGCCCGGTCGACCTCCAGATCGACTGGGCGGACCGGGTCGCGGTGACGGGGGCGAACGGCTCGGGC comes from Micromonospora vinacea and encodes:
- a CDS encoding tetratricopeptide repeat protein; amino-acid sequence: MDLLADYRRATMFFETGDPSGAARLLEPIIDAEPGNAAVRQLLARAYFQSAQLNRAEEHLRELVERDPSDHYAHHVLGRTLERLNRHTDALRHLRIAAAMYAANDDYRAALERVETRLGGRR
- a CDS encoding Smr/MutS family protein; its protein translation is MKLKLDLHEIFNKGQDIDRALRGIMDEAVAKKATLVEIIPGKGSGQLKKRVLRFLDQKDVKQLYHRVEKDSKNFGRLFVHFRWK
- a CDS encoding ABC-F family ATP-binding cassette domain-containing protein, producing MSATMIVKDLAAGHGDRPLFAGLDLVVAPGDVVGLVGPNGAGKSTLLRTLAGLLPVEAGSVRLSPPTASVGHLPQEPERRPGETVRDFLARRTGVTAAQAALDAATEALTAGAAGADDAYGDALERWLALGGADLDERAEQVSADLGLAVDLDHPTTGLSGGQAARAGLASLLLSRYDVFLLDEPTNDLDLAGLERLEEFVTGLRAGTVLVSHDREFLTRTVTRVLELDLPQQQVHHYGGGYAAYLEEREVARRHARADFEEYADTKAGLEARARTQRGWMEKGVKNARRKATDNDKIGRKFRSESSEKQAAKAKQTERLIERLDVVEEPRKEWELRMEIAAAPRAGAVVATLRGAVVRRGGFTLGPVDLQIDWADRVAVTGANGSGKSTLLAALLGRLPLDAGTASLGPGVVVGEVDQARGLFLGDVPLIDAFEAAVPHLSPADARTLLAKFGLRAAHVPRPAATLSPGERTRAALALLQGRGVNLLVLDEPTNHLDLPAIEQLESALASYPGTLLLVTHDRRMLAAIETNRRLRVDAGRIAED
- a CDS encoding helix-turn-helix domain-containing protein; translated protein: MLLDQLRTPDGFWAREDVRTAVRVRDIGTLFRLLARHTGASQTRIGAVVGLEQGYVSRVIAGRKVTSIDVLERIADGCGMPDETRMSLGLAPRRQARRPTPGSPRGDVPNDRSWREDIRAATQLWEGDVNRRDILRQTMFSSAGYTLPALRWFTAPTTQPVTQKGHRSVGQPDIDTIREMTSTYRRLDNQHGGGHSRETLARYLNHEVTPLLTKGHYDPETGRKLLAAVAELTQLAGWQAYDTAEHGIAQRYLTHALNLARAADDAGLGAEILAAMSHQATYLGHNATGVDLARAARRTAQRAGLAVLTAEALVMEAHAHAAARDERACTTALHQAEQTLDRADRSSDPQWLGYFDEAYLSAKFGHCFHALGHHQQAERFTVRSLQMDERYVRGKAFNLTLLASIHAHRGEPDRASAIGTNALTLTSQLRSARAVRYLRDLQADLTVHRRRPAVRHFINRVDVTLGQRR
- a CDS encoding NUDIX hydrolase, with the protein product MTEEQVTESTRWTIHGERVVDGSRRARLSIADVELPDGVRFEQYVIRAPRSAMVAVLDEQERLLLMRRHRFVFDRWVWELPGGYVDDGERPAICAVREVEEETGWRPGAVEPMLSFQPWVATADAENLLFLARDAVHIGSPVDVNEAERVAWMPLAEARDLVSRGEIVGSGTVIAVLELVARKARGEL
- a CDS encoding ROK family protein: MVTTLAIDCGGGGIKASVLDEAGTMRARPLRVPTPYPLPPALFVRTLVDLGGRLPTADRLTVGVPGMIRHGVVVSTPHYVTRSGPRSRVDPDLQAEWSGWDARGALADAFGVPALVLNDAEVHGAGVVAGTGCELVLTLGTGLGSALFDGGVLAPHLELSHAPVRWGTTYDTYVGEPERRRLGDAFWSRRIRQVVDGLRPVFRWDRLYLGGGNSRLIRPEQLARMGDDVVVVPNTAGIVGGVRAWELSVGRRDART